The following are from one region of the Salvia hispanica cultivar TCC Black 2014 unplaced genomic scaffold, UniMelb_Shisp_WGS_1.0 HiC_scaffold_234, whole genome shotgun sequence genome:
- the LOC125198752 gene encoding uncharacterized protein LOC125198752, which yields MASTSVPSTLRFCTNSTPFLPAPNIAHESGLTIKLQRHANFSLNISQPIHFPNLFTKTTHAAAVACCTNDDTGPREDYRALETVLKLYEAIKNKNVNQLSDIISEECSCISNFVSAFQPYLGKKQVMVFFSSLMKYLGNNIEIVVQKTSDEGMVVGVSWKLEWNKAPLRLGKGFSFYTCHVYHGKVMIRNVEMFLEPILHMEPLRLELITLVMAAIDKLNPQLRLKKRARKAVIILFTLLFLAALVRSFK from the exons ATGGCCTCAACTTCAGTTCCCTCCACCTTACGTTTCTGCACAAATTCCACTCCATTTCTCCCTGCACCCAACATTGCTCATGAATCTGGCCTAACAATCAAGCTGCAGCGCCATGCAAATTTCTCACTCAATATTTCACAACCAATACATTTCCCTAACCTTTTCACCAAAACAACCCACGCGGCGGCGGTGGCCTGCTGCACCAACGATGACACGGGGCCTCGAGAGGACTACAGAGCTCTTGAAACAGTGCTAAAGCTCTACGAAgcaatcaaaaataaaaatgttaatcaaCTCTCAGATATAATATCAGAAGAATGCTCGTGCATTTCCAACTTTGTGTCCGCCTTCCAACCTTATCTTGGTAAGAAG CAAGTCATGGTTTTCTTCTCATCTCTAATGAAATACTTGGGGAATAACATTGAAATCGTGGTGCAAAAGACATCGGATGAAGGGATGGTGGTTGGTGTATCCTGGAAACTAG AGTGGAATAAGGCACCCTTGCGTCTCGGGAAAGGTTTCAGCTTCTATACATGCCATGTTTACCACGGAAAGGTGATGATAAG GAATGTGGAGATGTTCCTGGAGCCTATACTTCACATGGAGCCACTAAGACTG GAACTGATAACTCTGGTGATGGCTGCCATAGACAAGCTTAATCCCCAGTTAAGGTTGAAGAAGAGGGCCAGAAAAGCAGTAATTATCTTGTTCACCCTTCTCTTCCTGGCTGCACTTGTACGTTCATTCAAATAA
- the LOC125198749 gene encoding ER membrane protein complex subunit 3-like, translating to MAEDLVLDTAIRDWVLIPLSVVMVLIGVLRYFVSKLMRSDQVPDLKIVKEGQLITRARNLRAAANFIPAKSFRARKHYYSNEENGLLHVPKGQAQNPQAQMFSDPNMAMDMMKKNLSMIIPQTLTFAWVNFFFSGFVAAKIPFPLTQRFRAMLQNGIDLSTVDVSYVSSRSWYFLNLFGLRGLFSLILGEDNATDDTQRMMQMGGFGFDPTRSLGAEKDNLDIVQHDWALPKFEQRAESVLKKLVQK from the exons ATGGCGGAAGATTTGGTGCTAGATACGGCGATCAGAGACTGGGTGTTGATACCATTATCGGTGGTGATGGTGCTCATCGGCGTCCTCCGTTACTTCGTATCTAAGCTCATGCGTTCCGATCAAGTTCCCGATCTCAAAATCGTCAAAGAAGG GCAACTGATAACTAGGGCGAGGAATCTTAGGGCTGCTGCTAATTTCATCCCTGCCAAGTCGTTCCGTGCTCGTAAGCACTACTACAGCAATGAG GAGAATGGATTATTACATGTACCCAAGGGTCAAGCTCAGAACCCACAGGCACAGATGTTTTCAGACCCAAACATggctatggatatgatgaaaaaaaatctctcGATGATTATTCCACAG ACGCTTACGTTTGCATGGGtcaactttttcttctctggATTTGTAGCAG CAAAGATCCCATTTCCTCTTACTCAGAGATTCAGGGCAATGCTGCAAAATGGCATAGACTTGAGCACTGTCGATGTTAGTTACGTCAGCAGTCGTTCCTG GTATTTTCTAAATCTTTTTGGGCTAAGGGGTCTCTTTAGTCTTATTCTTGGAGAAGACAATG CAACTGATGATACACAGCGCATGATGCAAATgggtggatttggatttgaCCCAACCAGG AGTTTGGGTGCAGAGAAAGATAATCTGGACATTGTCCAACATGACTGGGCGTTGCCAAAATTTGAGCAGCGAGCAGAATCAGTTTTGAAGAAACTTGTCCAGAAATAA